In Scylla paramamosain isolate STU-SP2022 chromosome 29, ASM3559412v1, whole genome shotgun sequence, a genomic segment contains:
- the LOC135115667 gene encoding LOW QUALITY PROTEIN: serine/threonine-protein phosphatase 4 regulatory subunit 1-like (The sequence of the model RefSeq protein was modified relative to this genomic sequence to represent the inferred CDS: deleted 1 base in 1 codon) has protein sequence MSSRSASVYLNMADIYYFTDDETEHSKDESSGGGGEGPAGAVEDMGGPTCPGGGGSDEEDEEEEEEEGGGGGGGGPGDDGTCNSGYDDDLVSATPLARLIKCAHSDNYFDRQMVARSIQETLRAVVGVSEDVHAVLEIMASLSSNEEAAVRTELMEQVPQIAVLCHEYPTSLGGVVAGNLVPMVVRYLTDPNNQVRKTSQAALLVLLEQELVGREEVHNQVCPVILSLTSSDALDEFKTEAVALMSKMAPLIGRDMTERLFLQRFTALCSDALFQVRKVCASNFGDFCSVVGSRPTEEILVSRFVSLCEDGVWGVRKACAEVFMSVSCACSLATRKDRLSPVFVSLLTDQSRWVRVAAFQNLGPFISTFADPSVTGLHYNEEGVLVIGTPQDPAAPHHEQTQWWCLAGGKRAARWRMGRRRRMVKEPHHTQNHRNKFTAALSIRTRRRDREWREEEPMEVEEEEEEEEEERGQDEEHHREDEISEVDGDRSREDPSIHLHSAEERRALAYLLSNASNANTLSTTDSHRSIPYSLPEHSSQYSAFTPTLPTQKEQQQLEDVQNQNVETSPHPDRPELESQLSPFTEAIRAASQGTLQTTSQEPDNAPVPATPPNTLPGSFDGNQMQGNNLLTVSGTEGHLHVHLDSNPAFNTFNYWRIPIPLVELPIPKIEVDINVTGQTTNVCVKAKVQENNDTYQNQVNLTVATDAVTNISMASSSQDMPPLQPHHNTIEADLETLAASLQGVMTEDDEEGERGGEERQHSDEEQQSEAVQVSATQPATYAQVCAASVTSVQHKGEAQPSILASRLTQARVNMSGGSVTEIKKREVDVVSPSDCVVPRPSLPSQPGLLSQRIVDPFTMMLPQGEKTQGQDHQPHSMEFVNLSQDIVPKTLLEHYISMTDPVRAETVDTELTRHCAYSLPAVALTLGRQNWPVLKDTYETLAGDMHWKVRRTLAFSIHELAVILGEEIAQSDLVPVFNGFIKDLDEVRIGVLKHLAHFLRLLRPQNRRDYLPRMDEFLRTDNENNWRFRLELATQLSDIIDLFSPQDCQTFIAPIALSLMADKVVHIRRTCYSVVCQLVKQLNCDGDPKYVEALSKQLREKFAQAPTWSQRQSYAFLCGQMVAENSLHISDWVHHFLPSLLALATDRVPNVRIAVAKMLTTHVACLDFCQNPENEVTLQVQEVLEMLRQDKDRDVGHFACCPMNTDCLMDPHDPTL, from the exons ACAGATGGTGGCGCGCAGCATCCAGGAAACACTGCGGGCGGTGGTGGGCGTGAGTGAAGATGTGCACGCCGTCCTCGAGATCATGGCCTCGCTCTCCTCCAACGAAg AGGCCGCGGTACGGACGGAGTTGATGGAGCAGGTGCCGCAGATCGCAGTGCTGTGCCACGAGTACCCCACCAGCCTGGGGGGCGTGGTGGCGGGGAACCTGGTGCCCATGGTGGTGCGCTACCTCACCGACCCCAACAACCAG GTGCGCAAGACGTCCCAGGCCgcgctgctggtgttgctggagCAGGAGCTGGTGGGACGCGAAGAGGTGCACAATCAGGTCTGTCCCGTGATCCTTAGCCTCACCTCCAGCGACGCCCTTGATGAGTTTAAGACGGAAGCTGTGGCG CTCATGTCTAAGATGGCTCCGCTCATAGGAAGAGACATGACTGAGCGCCTGTTCCTCCAGCGCTTCACTGCCCTCTGCTCAGACGCGCTCTTCCAAGTGAGGAAAGTCTGCGCCTCAAACTTCGGCGACTTCTGCAGCGTCGTCGGCAGTAGACCCACTGAGGAGATACTG GTGTCGCGGTTCGTGAGTCTGTGCGAGGACGGCGTGTGGGGGGTGCGGAAGGCCTGCGCTGAGGTGTTCATGTCGGTGTCCTGCGCTTGCTCCCTTGCCACCAGGAAGGACCGCCTCTCCCCCGTGTTTGTGTCCCTCCTCACCGACcagagcag GTGGGTGAGAGTGGCCGCCTTTCAGAACCTG GGACCCTTCATCAGTACCTTCGCGGACCCCAGCGTCACGGGCCTGCACTATAACGAAGAGGGTGTGTTGGTCATTGGTACGCCACAGGATCCCGCGGCGCCTCATCACGA GCAGACACAGTGGTGGTGTCTGGCCGGGGGGAAGAGGGCGGCGAggtggaggatggggagaaggagaaggatggtgAAGGAACCACACCACACTCAGAATCACAGGAACAAGTTTACAGCAGCTCTCAGCATCAGGAccaggaggagggacagagaatggagggaagaggagccaatggaggtggaagaagaagaggaagaggaggaggaagagagagggcaGGATGAAGAGCACCACAGGGAAGATGAAATAAGTGAGGTGGATGGTGACAGGAGTAGAGAAGATCCCTCCATACATCTTCACAGTGCAGAGGAGCGGCGAGCACTGGCTTACCTACTATCCAATGCCTCCAATGCTAACACGTTGAGCACCACAGACAGTCACCGCAGCATCCCATACTCCCTCCCCGAACACTCCTCACAATACTCAGCCTTCACCCCGACCCTCCCCACCCAGAAGGAGCAGCAACAACTTGAAGATGTTCAGAACCAAAATGTCGAGACCAGTCCACACCCAGACCGACCAGAGCTGGAGTCTCAGCTCAGTCCTTTCACAGAGGCCATCAGAGCAGCCTCCCAGGGCACCCTCCAGACTACAAGCCAAGAGCCAGACAATGCCCCAGTGCCAGCCACTCCCCCCAACACCCTGCCAGGTTCCTTTGACGGAAATCAGATGCAGGGCAACAACCTTCTCACAGTCTCAGGCACCGAGGGTCACCTGCACGTGCATCTAGACAGTAATCCAGCCTTCAACACCTTCAACTACTGGCGCATCCCCATTCCCCTGGTGGAGCTGCCCATTCCCAAGATAGAGGTGGACATCAACGTAACCGGCCAGACCACCAATGTGTGTGTCAAGGCCAAGGTGCAGGAAAATAATGACACCTACCAGAACCAAGTGAACCTTACCGTGGCCACTGATGCCGTCACCAACATCAGCATGGCTTCCTCCTCGCAGGACATGCCTCCCCTGCAGCCTCACCACAACACGATTGAG gcTGACTTGGAGACTTTGGCAGCTTCCCTTCAGGGTGTGATGacagaagatgatgaggagggagagagaggcggtgaAGAGAGGCAACATTCTGATGAAGAG CAGCAATCTGAGGCCGTGCAGGTGAGTGCTACACAGCCAGCCACGTACGCCCAGGTGTGTGCTGCCTCTGTGACCTCAGTGCAGCACAAGGGCGAGGCACAGCCCTCCATCCTGGCCTCCCGGCTCACCCAGGCCCGGGTCAACATGTCCGGTGGCTCCGTCACCGAGATCAAGAAGAGAGAGGTGGACGTGGTGTCTCCCAGTGACTGTGTGGTGCCCCGTCCCAgcctgcccagccagccaggcctCCTTTCCCAGAGAATAGTGGACCCCTTCACCATGATGTTGCCACAGGGAGAAAAGACCCAGGGCCAGGACCACCAGCCACACAGCATGGAGTTTGTCAACCTGAGTCAGGACATCGTGCCCAAG ACACTGCTGGAGCATTACATCAGCATGACAGACCCAGTGCGAGCCGAGACAGTGGACACAGAACTCACCCGCCACTGTGCCTACTCCCTGCCAGCCGTGGCACTCACCCTCGGCCGCCAGAACTGGCCTGTGCTCAAGGACACCTATGAGACACTGGCTGGGGACATGCAT TGGAAGGTGCGAAGGACGCTGGCATTCAGCATCCACGAACTGGCTGTCATCCTGGGGGAGGAGATTGCCCAGAGTGACCTGGTGCCAGTGTTCAACGGGTTCATCAAGGACTTGGATGAGGTTCGCATTGGGGTGTTGAAGCACTTGGCTCACTTCCTGCGCCTGCTGAGGCCCCAGAACAGACGGGACTACCTGCCGCGCATGGACGAGTTTCTCCGCACCGACAACGAAAATAACTGGAGGTTCCGGCTGGAGCTGGCCACCCAGTTGTCAGACATCATtgaccttttctctccccaaGACTGCCAGACCTTCATAGCACCTATTGCCTTGTCCCTCATGGCAGACAAAGTGGTGCACATTCGCCGCACCTGCTACTCAGTG GTGTGTCAATTGGTGAAGCAGCTGAACTGTGATGGTGATCCCAAGTATGTGGAGGCTCTAAGCAAGCAATTAAGAGAGAAGTTTGCACAGGCACCAACGTGGTCCCAGCGACAGTCTTATGCGTTCCTGTGTGGACAAATGGTGGCTGAGAACTCCCTCCACATCTCAGACTGGGTCCACCACTTCCTGCCCAGCCTCCTTGCCCTCGCCACTGACAGGGTCCCAAATGTCCGCATTGCTGTTGCGAAGATGCTCACCACACATGTTGCATGTCTAG ATTTCTGTCAGAACCCTGAGAACGAAGTAACACTGCAGGTGCAGGAGGTGCTGGAGATGTTGCGGCAGGACAAGGATCGGGATGTAGGTCACTTTGCCTGCTGCCCCATGAACACCGATTGCCTGATGGATCCCCACGACCCTACCTTATAA